Proteins encoded together in one Schumannella luteola window:
- a CDS encoding DUF4097 family beta strand repeat-containing protein, whose product MAQEKWLVDGPKTIDIERVRSLKVGLIGGQVDVVAHDEPGARVEVHSVDGRPLKITIDGDRLEIDHPQLGWDNFLDVFRSFHERDRADVSVAVPRDIALKLGVVNATALVSGVRSDASLSTVNGDLVVDGVEGDTTINSVNGEVSVRDHRGRVDAKTVNGDVTVSGELARFTADSVGADVYVDAAGIPDQLRVNTVSGSVAARLDAGVPAQYTINTVSGRIQLDDAEITGVRGRYQGRFGELERHWVDVKVNTVSGAIDVLHRADDAPAPASEPDAAAPSTSADAASATTDSADAGDTTSSVDPTAGSPA is encoded by the coding sequence ATGGCCCAGGAGAAGTGGCTCGTCGACGGCCCCAAGACGATCGACATCGAGCGCGTCCGCTCGCTCAAGGTCGGCCTCATCGGCGGACAGGTGGATGTCGTCGCGCACGACGAGCCCGGCGCCCGCGTCGAGGTGCACTCGGTCGACGGGCGTCCGCTCAAGATCACGATCGACGGCGACCGTCTCGAGATCGACCACCCCCAGCTCGGCTGGGACAACTTCCTCGACGTGTTCCGCAGCTTCCACGAGCGCGACCGCGCCGACGTCAGCGTCGCCGTCCCCCGCGACATCGCCCTCAAGCTCGGCGTCGTCAACGCCACCGCGCTGGTCTCGGGCGTGCGCAGCGACGCCAGCCTCTCGACCGTCAACGGCGACCTCGTCGTCGACGGCGTCGAGGGCGACACCACGATCAACTCGGTCAACGGCGAGGTCAGCGTGCGCGACCACCGCGGGCGCGTCGACGCCAAGACCGTCAACGGCGACGTGACCGTCTCGGGTGAGCTCGCCCGCTTCACCGCCGACAGCGTGGGCGCCGACGTCTACGTGGATGCGGCCGGCATCCCCGACCAGCTGCGCGTCAACACGGTCAGCGGCTCGGTCGCCGCCCGTCTCGACGCCGGCGTGCCCGCGCAGTACACGATCAACACCGTCAGCGGACGCATCCAGCTCGACGACGCCGAGATCACCGGCGTGCGCGGCCGCTATCAGGGGCGCTTCGGCGAGCTCGAGCGGCACTGGGTGGATGTGAAGGTCAACACGGTCAGCGGCGCGATCGACGTGCTGCACCGCGCCGACGACGCACCCGCCCCGGCGAGCGAGCCGGACGCCGCCGCGCCGAGCACCTCCGCTGACGCCGCCAGCGCGACCACCGACAGCGCCGACGCCGGCGACACCACGAGCTCCGTCGACCCGACCGCCGGGAGCCCCGCGTGA
- a CDS encoding MerR family transcriptional regulator, whose amino-acid sequence MEWSIQQVSRITGATSRALRHYDQVGLLPPSRIGHGGLRYYDEDALVRLQRILLLRELGLGIPAIVEALSGSAAHGDGGADADEPIEGGSRAAGAGPATDPEVAALRIHLVQLRREQELLARRIDAVAHTIDARERGEPLMAEDMFDGFDHTQHREEVERRWGRKAYADSSAWWESKSAEEKKEWQARQAALAADWAAAAERGVDPASEAAQALAARHVDWLAGIPGTPGYPAGPSAEYLAGLGEMYVADPRFAANYGGRRGAEFVRDALAIYAAAMRGERSAD is encoded by the coding sequence ATGGAGTGGAGCATCCAGCAGGTCAGTCGGATCACCGGCGCGACCAGCCGCGCGCTGCGGCACTACGACCAGGTCGGGCTGCTGCCGCCGAGCCGCATCGGCCACGGCGGACTGCGCTACTACGACGAGGATGCGCTGGTTCGGCTTCAGCGGATCCTGCTGCTGCGCGAGCTCGGGCTCGGCATCCCCGCGATCGTGGAGGCGCTGAGCGGGTCGGCCGCGCACGGCGATGGGGGTGCGGATGCGGACGAGCCCATCGAGGGCGGGTCGCGCGCCGCGGGGGCCGGGCCGGCGACCGATCCCGAGGTGGCGGCCCTGCGCATCCACCTCGTCCAGCTGCGCCGCGAGCAGGAGCTGCTCGCCCGGCGCATCGACGCCGTCGCGCACACGATCGACGCACGAGAGAGAGGAGAGCCGCTCATGGCGGAGGACATGTTCGACGGATTCGACCACACGCAGCACCGCGAGGAGGTCGAGCGGCGCTGGGGTCGCAAGGCCTACGCCGATTCGTCCGCGTGGTGGGAGTCGAAGAGCGCCGAGGAGAAGAAGGAGTGGCAGGCGCGCCAGGCGGCGCTCGCCGCGGACTGGGCGGCGGCCGCCGAGCGCGGCGTCGACCCCGCGTCGGAGGCGGCGCAGGCGCTCGCGGCCCGGCACGTGGACTGGCTCGCCGGCATCCCCGGAACTCCCGGGTATCCGGCCGGACCCTCGGCCGAGTACCTCGCGGGACTCGGCGAGATGTACGTCGCCGACCCGCGCTTCGCCGCGAACTACGGCGGCCGGCGCGGCGCCGAGTTCGTGCGCGACGCCCTCGCGATCTACGCCGCAGCAATGCGAGGGGAGCGCTCCGCGGACTGA
- a CDS encoding YczE/YyaS/YitT family protein, translated as MSTNDAAATGSTGTGTTAAPTADAAPSRIHAALTTRRAIWIRRFAQLAVGVFLYGIAISFMVRAAIGVAPWDVLTQGLSKVTGLPFGVLTIIIGAVVLALWIPIKQKPGIGTVVNIIGVGASAEVGFALLPVLDTSSWTSLWVRIPFFAFGLVLLAFATGLYVGARLGPGPRDGLMTGLVARTGWPVWVVRTGIEVVVVAVGWLLGGNVGVGTIAFALLIGPLCGIALPRLRVPEPRETPAEAAADIPVERAASGTAAPSSNPA; from the coding sequence ATGAGCACGAACGACGCCGCCGCGACCGGCAGCACGGGTACCGGCACCACCGCCGCCCCGACCGCCGACGCCGCACCCAGCCGCATCCACGCCGCCCTCACCACGCGTCGGGCGATCTGGATCCGTCGCTTCGCGCAGCTCGCCGTCGGGGTCTTCCTCTACGGCATCGCGATCTCGTTCATGGTGCGCGCCGCGATCGGCGTCGCCCCGTGGGATGTGCTGACGCAGGGCCTGTCGAAGGTCACCGGGCTGCCCTTCGGCGTGCTGACGATCATCATCGGCGCGGTCGTGCTCGCCCTCTGGATCCCGATCAAGCAGAAGCCCGGCATCGGCACCGTCGTCAACATCATCGGCGTCGGCGCGAGCGCCGAGGTCGGCTTCGCCCTGCTGCCCGTGCTCGACACCTCGTCGTGGACGTCGCTGTGGGTGCGCATCCCCTTCTTCGCCTTCGGCCTGGTGCTGCTCGCCTTCGCGACCGGACTCTACGTCGGCGCACGCCTCGGCCCCGGCCCGCGCGACGGACTCATGACCGGGCTCGTCGCGCGCACCGGATGGCCCGTGTGGGTCGTGCGCACCGGCATCGAGGTCGTGGTGGTCGCCGTAGGCTGGCTGCTCGGCGGCAACGTGGGCGTCGGCACCATCGCCTTCGCCCTGCTGATCGGCCCGCTCTGCGGGATCGCGCTGCCGCGCCTGCGGGTGCCCGAGCCGCGCGAGACCCCCGCCGAGGCCGCCGCCGACATCCCCGTCGAGCGCGCCGCCAGCGGAACCGCCGCGCCGAGCTCGAATCCGGCGTAG
- a CDS encoding PLP-dependent aminotransferase family protein: MATLSARSLATFLTGWRLSGAGAAYQSLADRVRLLVLDGRIPLGTRLPAERELAAALGVSRTTVSSAYAALRDSGHIESLRGSGSVARLPHPSATSAPEPADDLLDFSKATLPAIPGVAAYAERAVMKLPAFVGESGYDPYGVLALREQIAARYTRRGLPTSPDEVMVTIGAQHAISLVARAFVARGDRVLVESPSYPHAFEALRNAGGRLVQVAVTSEDGWDETALQQALQRTSPSLGYLMPDTHNPTGRRMPHDQRERLVATAARQGTRLVVDETMSEMQLDGSEAPTPFASLGGDLVITIGSVGKSVWGGLRIGWIRANRDDLQRIARIRFANDLGTPVLDQLIVAELMPDMDGILAGRRTQLREGRDLLAALLRRRLPTWRMPEVPGGLTAWVNLGAPISSQVALAARSEGLVIAAGPRFGIDGVFERFLRIPFSYPPEELERGVDALARAYAAISRNPIALGAEELAQIA; encoded by the coding sequence ATGGCGACCCTGTCCGCGCGCTCTTTGGCCACTTTCCTCACCGGCTGGCGACTCTCCGGTGCCGGCGCCGCATACCAATCGCTCGCCGATCGCGTACGGCTGCTGGTGCTCGACGGCCGCATCCCCCTCGGCACCCGCCTGCCCGCCGAGCGCGAGCTCGCCGCGGCGCTCGGCGTCTCGCGCACCACCGTCTCGAGCGCCTACGCCGCCCTCCGCGACAGCGGCCACATCGAGAGCCTGCGCGGCTCGGGCAGCGTCGCCCGCCTGCCGCACCCGTCCGCCACGAGCGCGCCCGAGCCGGCTGACGACCTTCTCGACTTCTCGAAGGCGACCCTGCCCGCCATCCCCGGCGTCGCCGCCTACGCCGAGCGCGCCGTCATGAAGCTGCCGGCCTTCGTGGGCGAATCCGGCTACGACCCCTACGGCGTGCTCGCGCTGCGCGAGCAGATCGCCGCCCGCTACACCCGCCGCGGACTGCCGACGAGCCCCGACGAGGTCATGGTCACGATCGGCGCTCAGCACGCGATCTCGCTCGTCGCCCGCGCCTTCGTCGCGCGCGGAGACCGCGTGCTCGTCGAGTCGCCGAGCTACCCGCACGCCTTCGAGGCGCTGCGCAACGCCGGCGGCCGCCTCGTGCAGGTCGCCGTCACGAGCGAGGACGGCTGGGATGAGACCGCCCTGCAGCAGGCCCTGCAGCGCACCAGCCCGAGCCTCGGCTACCTCATGCCCGACACCCACAACCCCACCGGACGCCGGATGCCGCACGACCAGCGCGAGCGCCTCGTCGCCACCGCGGCGCGGCAGGGCACCCGGCTCGTCGTCGACGAGACGATGTCGGAGATGCAGCTCGACGGCAGTGAGGCGCCGACGCCGTTCGCGAGCCTCGGCGGCGACCTGGTGATCACGATCGGCTCGGTCGGCAAGAGCGTCTGGGGCGGGCTGCGCATCGGCTGGATCCGCGCGAACCGCGACGACCTGCAGCGCATCGCGCGCATCCGCTTCGCCAACGACCTCGGCACGCCCGTGCTCGACCAGCTCATCGTCGCCGAGCTCATGCCCGACATGGACGGCATCCTCGCCGGCCGCCGCACGCAGCTGCGCGAGGGCCGAGACCTGCTGGCCGCGCTGCTGCGCCGCCGCCTGCCCACCTGGCGCATGCCCGAGGTGCCTGGCGGACTCACGGCCTGGGTCAACCTCGGCGCCCCGATCAGCTCGCAGGTCGCGCTCGCCGCCCGGTCCGAGGGGCTCGTGATCGCGGCCGGACCGCGCTTCGGCATCGACGGCGTCTTCGAGCGCTTCCTGCGCATCCCGTTCTCGTACCCGCCCGAGGAGCTCGAGCGGGGAGTGGATGCGCTGGCTCGCGCCTACGCGGCCATCTCGCGCAACCCGATCGCGCTCGGCGCGGAGGAGCTGGCGCAGATCGCGTGA
- a CDS encoding VOC family protein, whose amino-acid sequence MTVTGIGGLFFRSRDPEARLAWYQRHLGVGDGPYGMWAQQSGDTVFAPFPADSDYFAADQPFMLNLRVDALDELVARLEADGIAVERRDEWDAAGLGRFARIHDPEGLPIELWEPAGE is encoded by the coding sequence ATGACGGTGACCGGGATCGGCGGGCTCTTCTTCCGCAGCCGCGACCCCGAGGCGCGACTGGCCTGGTATCAGCGGCACCTCGGCGTGGGTGATGGTCCCTATGGGATGTGGGCGCAGCAGTCCGGCGACACGGTCTTCGCGCCGTTCCCCGCCGACAGCGACTACTTCGCCGCCGATCAGCCGTTCATGCTGAACCTCCGCGTCGACGCCCTCGATGAGCTGGTCGCGCGGCTCGAGGCCGACGGCATCGCGGTCGAGCGCCGGGACGAGTGGGATGCCGCCGGGCTCGGGCGCTTCGCCCGCATCCACGACCCCGAGGGGCTGCCGATCGAGCTGTGGGAGCCGGCGGGGGAGTAG
- a CDS encoding AraC family transcriptional regulator, with product MISRPDPSAEHLRAWSPGIPGMSEVLHARFVEHAYPLHAHGDWSLLLIDQGEVHYELDGRRHRAPAGTVTLLPPRVPHDGHAASTREGFRKRVAYLDRGWLPEQLVSAASARPLFDDPALIAATGRLHALVALPGEGFRAESELAGIGARLRELLVERESGRMRTRLSAVDGGYGDASGGAGPGRTADAPLALRLRELLEDAVAQNTEAAAAHLTLAAASRLLGASPEHLIRVFRAQYGVPPHRYLTSIRVDRARRLLLGGMRAVDAATAAGFYDQAHLTRHFRRVLGTTPTAFQRSAA from the coding sequence GTGATCAGCCGCCCCGACCCGAGCGCGGAGCACCTGCGCGCCTGGTCGCCCGGCATCCCGGGGATGAGCGAGGTGCTGCACGCCCGCTTCGTCGAGCACGCCTACCCGCTGCACGCGCACGGCGACTGGTCGCTGCTGCTGATCGATCAGGGCGAGGTGCACTACGAGCTCGACGGGCGACGGCATCGCGCCCCTGCCGGAACCGTGACGCTGCTGCCGCCGCGCGTTCCGCACGACGGGCACGCGGCGTCGACGCGCGAGGGATTCCGCAAGCGCGTCGCCTATCTCGATCGCGGCTGGCTGCCCGAGCAGCTCGTGTCGGCGGCGAGCGCGCGCCCGCTGTTCGACGACCCGGCGCTGATCGCCGCGACCGGACGCCTGCACGCGCTCGTCGCGCTGCCGGGCGAGGGCTTCCGCGCTGAGTCGGAGCTCGCGGGGATCGGCGCACGCCTGCGCGAGCTGCTCGTCGAGCGCGAGAGCGGGCGGATGCGCACACGACTGTCGGCCGTCGACGGCGGCTACGGCGACGCGAGCGGGGGCGCCGGTCCCGGCCGCACCGCTGACGCTCCGCTCGCGCTGCGGCTGCGCGAGCTGCTCGAAGACGCGGTCGCGCAGAACACGGAGGCCGCCGCCGCGCACCTCACCCTCGCCGCCGCATCCCGTCTGCTGGGCGCCTCACCCGAGCACCTCATCCGCGTGTTCCGGGCGCAGTACGGCGTGCCGCCGCACCGCTACCTCACGAGCATCCGCGTCGACCGCGCTCGTCGCCTGCTGCTCGGCGGGATGCGCGCCGTCGACGCCGCGACGGCCGCCGGCTTCTACGATCAGGCGCACCTCACGCGGCACTTCCGCCGCGTGCTCGGCACGACCCCGACCGCGTTCCAGCGCAGTGCGGCCTGA
- a CDS encoding DUF2000 domain-containing protein — MTDPNDVTSASADPASAVGGPDAADPDAPVRFDTRVAVLVRDDLATWQRLNVTAFLASGVASDPELIGEPYVDADDTGYLPLLRQPVMVFEADSEALAAARAKGVERGMRVAVYTADMFATTHDAANRAAVRRVAGADLDLVGVALHGARNAVDRLVKRARLHG, encoded by the coding sequence ATGACCGACCCGAACGACGTCACCTCCGCATCCGCCGATCCCGCCTCCGCCGTTGGCGGCCCCGATGCAGCCGACCCCGACGCGCCCGTGCGTTTCGATACCCGCGTGGCGGTGCTCGTGCGCGACGACCTCGCGACCTGGCAGCGGCTGAACGTGACGGCGTTCCTGGCGAGCGGCGTCGCGTCCGACCCGGAGCTGATCGGCGAACCCTACGTCGACGCCGACGACACCGGGTACCTGCCGCTGCTGCGCCAGCCGGTCATGGTGTTCGAGGCGGATTCCGAGGCGCTCGCCGCAGCCCGCGCCAAGGGCGTCGAGCGCGGGATGCGCGTCGCCGTCTACACCGCCGACATGTTCGCGACCACGCACGACGCCGCCAACCGGGCGGCGGTGCGCCGGGTCGCCGGAGCCGATCTCGACCTGGTCGGCGTCGCGCTGCACGGCGCGCGCAACGCGGTCGACCGCCTCGTGAAGCGAGCGCGGCTGCACGGCTGA
- a CDS encoding PGPGW domain-containing protein, whose protein sequence is MIDDARTRESGPDATGPDVTGSTAAGPDASATGSTGSPRTRSTAQRAGAALGRAVGSAFVGGRAAIRRNPKADRVYRTGVGVVGGATVALGVVLIPLPGPGALIALGGLGILGSEFEGAKKVNVRATRVVGKATATAKKVAARRRTAREARAEREAGATDAPATTAD, encoded by the coding sequence ATGATCGATGACGCGCGAACTCGAGAGAGCGGGCCGGATGCCACCGGGCCCGACGTGACGGGGTCGACCGCGGCCGGGCCTGATGCGAGCGCGACGGGATCGACGGGATCGCCGCGAACCCGCTCCACCGCGCAGCGCGCCGGCGCCGCCCTCGGCCGGGCGGTCGGCTCGGCGTTCGTCGGCGGACGCGCGGCGATCCGACGCAACCCGAAGGCCGACAGGGTCTACCGCACGGGCGTCGGCGTGGTCGGCGGGGCGACCGTCGCACTCGGGGTCGTGCTCATCCCGCTGCCCGGACCGGGCGCGCTGATCGCGCTCGGCGGTCTCGGCATCCTCGGCAGCGAGTTCGAGGGCGCGAAGAAGGTCAACGTTCGGGCGACCCGCGTGGTCGGCAAGGCCACGGCGACCGCGAAGAAGGTCGCGGCGCGACGGCGAACGGCACGGGAGGCGCGCGCCGAGCGGGAGGCCGGCGCGACCGACGCGCCGGCCACGACCGCCGACTGA
- a CDS encoding efflux RND transporter permease subunit has protein sequence MHLLSVFSLRNRALIALLTIVVAAFGGVALTTLKQELIPSLTLPQLFVVTQYPGASPDVVEKDVSTPIESALQGIEGLESTTATSNSAVSTVSASLKYGTDIVSTEQKVQLAMGRISNQLPSGVDPQVVTGSIADLPVLVLAVTSDKSADDLSDALKGSTVTEIEKTAGVREASILGDSGQRVTITPDLAKLYGGGFTSQSIRDALKSNGVLIPAGTITENDQTLIVQGGVRLTTPDEIAKVPLLAGSSGSGANAGAGSGAGSGAASGAAGDSGAAGAGGADATGGSGATGAATGGSDGAVTTIGDVATVKVEANPVTGYSRVDGKDSLSISITKKPDGNTVDVSKALRAQIPELQKALGDGTEFTVVFDQAPFIQQSIESLATEGLLGLGFAVVIILIFLFSIRSTIVTAISIPVSVLITLIGMLAAGYTLNIITLGALTIAIGRVVDDSIVVIENIKRHIGLGEDKLTAIKKAVREVATAVTASTVTTVAVFLPLALVSDITGELFRPFALTVTIALAASLFVSLTIVPVLAYWFLGSKNRKHAEAAVAPEQDELDKPTRLQKAYLPIIRGTLRHPVITLVAALLVLVGSGALGGAFLQFNFLGDSGQNTLTVTQSMKAGTSLDAKNDAAKKVESALRGIDGIDTVATTLGSSGSSLQSAFTGGGDATFNITTDPSVDQTKLRSKVRDAVGDLKDVGDVSVAGSGGGFGSSDIEVDILAPDSAKLRDASDQILEKVRALKETAQAESNLSATQPYIAIEVDRQKAAAAGLSEVAVGGIVADAMLPTSIGTVVIDEKTLDMYIENTTAPTTLQELRDFQIPTAAGAVPLSTLATVEQRDGPTSVTTVRGVRSATITITPDTQNTAAASAAVQKVVDEVKLPDGATATLGGVTSDQANAFGQLGLALLAAILIVYTVMVATFRSLRQPLLLLISVPFAATGAIALQVAANLPLGVASIIGVLMLVGIVVTNAIVLIDLVNQYRDRGMRVREAITHGAARRLRPILMTAAATIFALVPMSLGLTGHGGFISQPLAIVVIGGLVSSTVLTLIVLPTLYWVVEGAKERRMDRRAAKAALAGGGAVDQATGSANSADADARVSALAGAGAGAGAGAGAGAVGTAGAGAPTPQGSAQRGAAEASAGSAASSTSAPAEPVVDGPAAASPGTSPEAPPETPRSTSPDDGPDDEPPTAGSGPTGPAPSSGPGPVFTPPS, from the coding sequence GTGCACCTGCTGTCTGTCTTCAGTCTGCGCAACCGCGCCCTGATCGCCCTGCTGACGATCGTCGTCGCGGCGTTCGGCGGGGTCGCGCTCACCACGCTCAAGCAGGAGCTCATCCCGAGCCTCACCCTGCCGCAGCTCTTCGTCGTGACGCAGTACCCGGGGGCGAGCCCCGATGTCGTCGAGAAGGATGTGTCGACCCCGATCGAGAGCGCTCTGCAGGGCATCGAGGGGCTCGAGTCGACGACCGCCACCTCGAACTCGGCCGTGTCGACCGTGTCGGCGTCGCTGAAGTACGGCACCGACATCGTCAGCACCGAGCAGAAGGTGCAGCTCGCGATGGGCCGCATCTCGAACCAGCTGCCCTCCGGCGTCGACCCGCAGGTCGTGACCGGGTCGATCGCCGACCTGCCCGTGCTCGTGCTCGCGGTCACGAGCGACAAGTCGGCGGACGATCTCAGCGACGCGCTGAAGGGCTCGACGGTCACCGAGATCGAGAAGACGGCCGGGGTGCGTGAGGCGAGCATCCTCGGCGACAGCGGCCAGCGCGTCACGATCACGCCTGACCTCGCCAAGCTGTACGGCGGCGGGTTCACCAGTCAGAGCATCCGCGACGCCCTCAAGAGCAACGGCGTGCTCATCCCCGCCGGAACCATCACCGAGAACGACCAGACCCTCATCGTGCAGGGCGGCGTGCGGCTGACGACCCCGGACGAGATCGCGAAGGTGCCGCTGCTCGCCGGATCGAGCGGATCGGGCGCCAACGCGGGTGCCGGGTCGGGCGCCGGCAGCGGAGCTGCCAGCGGCGCCGCGGGCGACAGCGGCGCCGCGGGCGCGGGCGGCGCGGATGCGACGGGCGGCTCCGGCGCGACCGGCGCCGCGACCGGCGGGTCTGATGGCGCCGTCACCACGATCGGCGACGTCGCCACGGTGAAGGTCGAGGCGAACCCGGTCACCGGCTACTCGCGCGTCGACGGCAAGGACTCGCTGTCGATCTCGATCACCAAGAAGCCCGACGGCAACACCGTCGACGTGTCGAAGGCGCTGCGCGCGCAGATCCCCGAGCTGCAGAAGGCCCTCGGCGACGGCACCGAGTTCACGGTCGTCTTCGATCAGGCGCCGTTCATCCAGCAGTCGATCGAGAGCCTCGCGACCGAGGGGCTGCTCGGTCTCGGCTTCGCCGTCGTCATCATCCTGATCTTCCTGTTCTCGATCAGGTCGACGATCGTCACCGCGATCTCGATCCCCGTGTCGGTGCTGATCACCCTGATCGGCATGCTCGCCGCGGGCTACACGCTCAACATCATCACGCTCGGCGCGCTGACGATCGCGATCGGCCGCGTGGTCGACGACTCGATCGTCGTGATCGAGAACATCAAGCGGCATATCGGCCTCGGCGAAGACAAGCTGACGGCCATCAAGAAGGCCGTGCGCGAGGTCGCGACCGCGGTCACCGCCTCCACCGTCACGACCGTCGCGGTGTTCCTGCCGCTCGCGCTCGTCAGCGACATCACGGGCGAGCTGTTCCGGCCGTTCGCGCTGACCGTGACGATCGCGCTCGCCGCCTCCCTCTTCGTCTCGCTGACGATCGTGCCTGTGCTCGCCTACTGGTTCCTCGGCAGCAAGAACCGCAAGCACGCCGAGGCCGCCGTCGCGCCCGAGCAGGACGAGCTCGACAAGCCGACGCGCCTGCAGAAGGCGTACCTGCCGATCATCCGCGGAACGCTGCGCCATCCCGTCATCACCCTCGTCGCGGCGCTGCTGGTGCTCGTCGGATCGGGTGCGCTCGGCGGGGCGTTCCTGCAGTTCAACTTCCTCGGCGACTCGGGCCAGAACACGCTCACGGTGACCCAGTCGATGAAGGCCGGCACCAGCCTGGATGCCAAGAACGACGCCGCCAAGAAGGTCGAATCGGCACTGCGCGGCATCGACGGCATCGACACCGTCGCGACCACGCTCGGCTCGAGCGGCAGCAGCCTGCAGTCCGCGTTCACGGGCGGCGGCGACGCGACCTTCAACATCACGACCGACCCCTCGGTCGACCAGACGAAGCTGCGCTCGAAGGTGCGCGACGCGGTCGGCGACCTCAAGGACGTCGGCGACGTCTCCGTCGCCGGCTCGGGCGGCGGATTCGGATCGAGCGACATCGAGGTCGACATCCTCGCGCCCGACTCGGCCAAGCTGCGCGACGCCTCCGACCAGATCCTCGAGAAGGTGCGCGCGCTGAAGGAGACCGCGCAGGCGGAGAGCAACCTCTCGGCCACGCAGCCCTACATCGCCATCGAGGTCGACCGGCAGAAGGCCGCGGCCGCCGGACTCAGCGAGGTCGCCGTGGGCGGGATCGTGGCGGATGCGATGCTGCCGACATCCATCGGCACGGTCGTGATCGACGAGAAGACCCTCGACATGTACATCGAGAACACGACCGCGCCGACGACGCTGCAGGAGCTGCGGGACTTCCAGATCCCGACCGCCGCCGGTGCCGTTCCGCTGTCGACGCTCGCGACCGTCGAGCAGCGCGACGGACCCACCTCGGTCACCACCGTGCGCGGCGTGCGCAGCGCGACCATCACGATCACGCCCGACACCCAGAACACGGCCGCCGCGTCCGCCGCGGTTCAGAAGGTGGTTGACGAGGTGAAGCTGCCCGACGGCGCGACCGCGACCCTCGGCGGCGTCACCAGCGACCAGGCGAACGCCTTCGGTCAGCTCGGGCTCGCGCTGCTCGCCGCGATTCTCATCGTCTACACGGTCATGGTGGCGACGTTCCGCAGCCTGCGGCAGCCGCTGCTGCTGCTGATCTCGGTGCCGTTCGCGGCGACCGGCGCGATCGCCTTGCAGGTGGCGGCGAACCTGCCGCTCGGCGTCGCCTCGATCATCGGCGTGCTCATGCTCGTCGGCATCGTCGTGACGAACGCGATCGTGCTGATCGACCTCGTCAACCAGTACCGCGACCGGGGAATGCGGGTGCGCGAGGCGATCACGCACGGCGCCGCGCGACGACTGCGGCCGATTCTCATGACCGCGGCGGCGACGATCTTCGCGCTCGTGCCGATGTCGCTCGGACTCACCGGCCACGGCGGCTTCATCTCGCAGCCGCTCGCGATCGTCGTGATCGGCGGACTCGTGTCGTCGACGGTGCTGACGCTCATCGTGCTGCCGACCCTGTACTGGGTCGTCGAGGGCGCGAAGGAACGGCGGATGGATCGACGCGCAGCCAAGGCGGCGCTGGCCGGCGGGGGTGCGGTGGATCAGGCGACCGGGAGCGCGAACTCGGCGGATGCGGATGCGCGCGTGAGTGCGCTGGCTGGTGCTGGTGCTGGTGCTGGTGCTGGTGCTGGTGCTGGTGCTGTCGGCACCGCCGGTGCCGGTGCGCCGACGCCGCAGGGTTCTGCCCAGCGCGGCGCGGCCGAGGCGTCCGCCGGCTCGGCCGCGAGCTCGACGAGCGCACCCGCCGAGCC